One Filimonas effusa genomic window carries:
- a CDS encoding DUF3127 domain-containing protein — protein MSYEVTGKLVAKFDIVQRTETFKTREFVIEKTEDVNGRAITNYIKFQCVQDKTAMPDKYAMGEEVKVQFNIKGTKWVKDGRENYITNLDAWRMESVKLTQQSAPDNTSYSDFSSEQNVVDDLPF, from the coding sequence ATGTCGTACGAAGTAACAGGCAAACTCGTTGCCAAATTTGATATTGTTCAGCGGACCGAGACATTTAAAACGCGCGAATTTGTGATTGAGAAGACGGAGGATGTTAATGGACGAGCTATTACCAATTACATTAAATTCCAATGTGTACAGGATAAAACAGCGATGCCCGATAAATATGCTATGGGAGAAGAGGTAAAAGTTCAGTTCAATATCAAAGGAACAAAATGGGTGAAAGATGGCAGAGAGAATTATATCACCAATCTTGATGCATGGAGAATGGAAAGTGTAAAATTAACACAGCAATCTGCGCCTGACAATACATCGTACAGTGATTTTTCATCGGAGCAAAATGTAGTTGACGATCTGCCTTTTTAA
- a CDS encoding 5'-nucleotidase C-terminal domain-containing protein yields the protein MNKTRFITAIAAIGIVATACGTPKNNTIKLAYKDYDIGKTYVPDTGIQSLLIPYRDSVDKAMGKIIGQVTAPLKKKAPESELGNFMADVMRYMAAKKFGKTVDVAVVNYDGIRADLPQGQITLRNIYELMPFDNIIVLQEVKGAVLKTFLDHIAARGGWPLSGASMQIQNHKAVNILVNGKPIDENVVYIVANSDYVANGGDNCDMLRPLPQQNTGYLYRDALIQYVEELTAQHKPIQSAIENRVTNVK from the coding sequence ATGAATAAGACACGCTTCATAACAGCCATCGCTGCCATTGGTATTGTAGCTACCGCTTGCGGTACGCCTAAAAACAACACAATTAAGCTTGCTTACAAAGACTATGATATCGGTAAGACTTATGTGCCCGATACAGGTATTCAGTCGTTGTTAATACCCTATCGCGATAGTGTAGATAAGGCCATGGGAAAGATCATTGGTCAGGTTACAGCACCATTGAAGAAGAAAGCCCCCGAATCGGAACTAGGTAACTTTATGGCAGATGTCATGCGTTATATGGCAGCTAAAAAGTTTGGTAAGACTGTCGATGTGGCGGTTGTTAACTATGATGGCATAAGGGCCGATCTGCCCCAGGGGCAAATAACGCTGCGTAATATATATGAGTTGATGCCCTTTGACAATATTATAGTACTGCAGGAAGTAAAGGGCGCTGTACTCAAAACATTCCTGGATCATATTGCCGCACGCGGCGGATGGCCACTCTCAGGAGCCTCCATGCAAATACAGAACCATAAAGCTGTGAATATTCTCGTTAATGGTAAACCTATTGACGAAAATGTTGTCTATATAGTAGCGAATTCCGATTACGTTGCCAATGGTGGAGATAATTGCGATATGCTTCGTCCCCTGCCTCAGCAGAATACAGGTTACCTCTATAGAGATGCCCTTATCCAATACGTAGAAGAACTGACTGCCCAGCATAAACCCATCCAATCAGCTATTGAAAATCGTGTTACCAATGTTAAGTGA
- a CDS encoding bifunctional metallophosphatase/5'-nucleotidase — MLSDRRKFIRQSVLAGGAVFASGLLPGIARAAPAGNNITILHTNDVHSRLDPFPMDGGKYQGLGGVANRATLISQIRKEEEHVLLLDAGDIFQGTPYFNVYKGEPEIKAMSRMQYDAVTMGNHDFDGGIENFATQLQHASFPVLVCNYDFTGTAMEGKSLPYKVFEKAGLKIGVLGVGIELQGLVPENLYGKTVYSDPITAANTNANILRRKEGCDMVICLSHLGDKYDDGKISDEILAKESYDIDLIIGGHTHRFFAQPRSYKNRSNADVIVNQVGWAGIQLGRLDFNLDRGKKKNLVKANTVVIGEKARD; from the coding sequence ATGTTAAGTGATAGAAGAAAGTTCATCAGGCAATCTGTATTGGCAGGAGGAGCGGTATTTGCTTCAGGTCTGCTGCCGGGTATTGCCAGGGCTGCACCTGCCGGTAATAATATTACCATCCTCCATACCAACGATGTGCATAGCAGGCTCGATCCCTTCCCCATGGATGGAGGCAAATACCAGGGATTGGGTGGTGTAGCCAACAGGGCAACACTCATCAGCCAGATACGAAAGGAGGAGGAACATGTATTATTATTAGATGCAGGCGATATTTTTCAGGGCACCCCCTATTTTAATGTATACAAGGGTGAACCCGAAATAAAAGCGATGAGCCGTATGCAATACGATGCCGTTACCATGGGTAATCACGACTTCGATGGCGGTATCGAAAATTTTGCAACACAACTTCAGCACGCTTCTTTCCCTGTTCTTGTATGTAATTATGACTTTACAGGCACCGCTATGGAAGGAAAATCGCTCCCATACAAGGTTTTTGAAAAAGCTGGCCTGAAAATAGGTGTATTGGGAGTTGGTATAGAACTGCAGGGACTGGTGCCGGAAAACCTGTACGGCAAAACTGTTTATAGCGACCCTATAACCGCTGCTAATACCAATGCGAACATTTTACGACGTAAAGAAGGCTGCGACATGGTCATTTGTTTATCGCATCTTGGGGATAAATATGACGATGGAAAAATAAGTGATGAAATTCTCGCAAAAGAATCGTATGATATAGACCTCATCATTGGGGGCCATACACATCGTTTTTTTGCACAGCCGCGTAGCTATAAAAATCGTTCTAATGCCGATGTAATAGTGAATCAGGTAGGTTGGGCAGGCATACAATTGGGGCGATTGGATTTTAATCTTGACAGAGGAAAAAAGAAAAATTTGGTGAAAGCTAATACTGTTGTTATTGGGGAAAAAGCAAGGGACTAA
- the dnaA gene encoding chromosomal replication initiator protein DnaA produces the protein MAKTAETVWINCLKIIKDIVEWQHFKTWFEPIKPVELKESVLMIQVPSQFFFEYLEEHYVNLLAKTLKRELGKEARLEYRIMVDSGNNGRNGSMDIPASTARTYTNNEMDFPLVINNPVKNPFVIPGLKKMQIDPQLNPIYTFDAFIEGDCNRVARRAGKTVAEKPGANSFNPLVIYGGVGLGKTHLAQSIGNEVKRLHPNKVVLYVSSEKFINQFQDHSRNNAINDFIHFYQLIDVLMIDDVQFFARAEKSQDAFFAIFNHLHQSGKQLILTSDKAPKDLDGMQERLLSRFRWGLSADLQLPDYDTRIEILEKKMKNDGLDMPKEVVKYVAYNISTNVRELEGALISLLAQSSLNKREIDLELAKKVLRNFVKTSSKEITIEAIQKMVCEYFDVSYDKLLQKTRKREIVQARQITMYLAKAFTKNSLKTIGEHFGGRDHTTVIHSCQTVKDLMDTDSLFRENVMELTQKVQLAAM, from the coding sequence ATGGCAAAGACCGCTGAAACAGTTTGGATCAATTGCTTAAAGATAATTAAGGACATTGTAGAATGGCAACATTTTAAAACCTGGTTCGAGCCTATAAAACCTGTAGAGCTGAAGGAATCTGTATTGATGATACAGGTGCCCAGCCAGTTCTTCTTTGAATATCTGGAAGAACATTACGTTAACCTCCTGGCAAAAACACTGAAACGTGAATTAGGTAAAGAAGCGCGCCTCGAATACCGCATCATGGTCGATAGCGGTAATAATGGTCGTAATGGTTCCATGGATATTCCTGCCAGCACGGCAAGGACATATACTAACAATGAAATGGACTTTCCGCTGGTGATCAACAATCCGGTTAAGAATCCCTTTGTGATTCCAGGATTGAAGAAAATGCAGATCGATCCGCAATTGAATCCTATTTATACCTTCGATGCCTTTATCGAAGGCGATTGTAACCGTGTGGCCCGCAGGGCAGGTAAAACTGTTGCGGAAAAACCCGGAGCCAACTCTTTCAATCCATTAGTAATATATGGTGGGGTAGGACTTGGCAAAACACACCTGGCGCAAAGTATCGGTAATGAAGTAAAAAGGCTGCACCCTAATAAAGTGGTATTATATGTAAGCAGCGAAAAATTCATCAACCAGTTCCAGGATCATAGCCGTAACAACGCTATCAACGACTTTATTCACTTCTATCAGCTGATAGATGTATTGATGATCGATGACGTGCAGTTCTTTGCACGCGCCGAAAAGTCACAGGATGCATTCTTTGCTATCTTCAACCACCTGCATCAGAGTGGCAAGCAACTGATCTTAACATCCGATAAAGCGCCTAAAGACCTCGACGGCATGCAGGAGCGCCTGCTTAGCCGCTTCCGCTGGGGATTAAGCGCCGATCTTCAGCTTCCCGACTACGACACCCGTATCGAGATCCTGGAGAAGAAAATGAAGAACGATGGCCTCGATATGCCCAAAGAGGTAGTGAAGTATGTGGCTTATAATATCAGTACCAACGTTCGCGAACTCGAAGGCGCATTGATCTCCTTATTGGCCCAGTCTTCTCTCAACAAAAGAGAGATTGATCTCGAACTGGCTAAAAAGGTGCTGCGCAACTTCGTTAAAACCAGCAGTAAGGAAATTACCATCGAAGCCATTCAAAAAATGGTATGTGAATACTTCGACGTATCGTATGATAAGCTGTTGCAGAAAACACGTAAACGTGAAATAGTACAGGCACGCCAGATAACAATGTACCTGGCTAAAGCATTCACCAAAAATTCCCTGAAAACAATCGGAGAACATTTCGGTGGCCGCGATCATACTACAGTGATCCATAGCTGTCAAACAGTAAAAGACCTGATGGATACCGACAGCCTGTTCCGTGAAAACGTGATGGAGTTAACACAAAAAGTACAACTGGCTGCGATGTAA
- a CDS encoding TolC family protein: MNYSLDKNVSHLLFTLIIGLATLGSARAQQVLQLEDCLKMAKANNNNIRAAQENVEAAKEAKQQRDIAGKPTLDGSVMGFYFGRPLNSLLPEYAVNPGVSVGQDIYSGGRTKLSRSAAAKSLEIEETRKLLTTSDVQYNTTRAYWQFVASHEQVKLARQSIKQLETLYNDFNTQYQAGIIYKNDVLRAKVQLTESELALRRAKDALLIAEDNLKQIIGISDSAYVIIADTSISTGEALFVNAGGITTQADNAEIGILKKSLESAEIQRQLLKAESLPSVRLGANGIMSMGKQGVNPSNNSNFLASYYGMLNVNVPIFDWGVRKRRVREQDHRINAQSLQLKDRTEQINIELKQAYLQLDQCHQRISLTSLSLQQAGENLKLSNDRLKAGTITGRDVLEAQTIWLQAYNNVIDAKIELKIAEANVNRILNK; the protein is encoded by the coding sequence ATGAATTACAGTTTAGATAAAAATGTGAGCCATTTACTGTTCACGCTGATAATTGGATTAGCGACGCTGGGCAGTGCGCGCGCACAACAAGTGTTACAACTGGAAGACTGTTTAAAAATGGCCAAAGCCAACAATAATAATATCCGTGCTGCGCAGGAAAATGTGGAAGCGGCGAAAGAAGCTAAACAGCAAAGGGATATTGCCGGCAAACCAACCTTGGATGGTTCTGTCATGGGCTTTTACTTTGGAAGGCCACTCAACAGTTTATTACCTGAATATGCGGTCAATCCCGGCGTAAGCGTGGGGCAGGATATTTATAGCGGCGGAAGAACCAAACTATCGCGATCTGCGGCGGCAAAGAGCCTTGAAATTGAGGAAACACGCAAGCTACTCACGACATCGGACGTGCAGTATAATACAACCAGGGCCTACTGGCAGTTTGTTGCCAGCCATGAACAGGTAAAGCTTGCCCGGCAGAGTATAAAGCAGTTGGAAACTTTATATAACGATTTCAACACGCAGTACCAGGCGGGCATCATCTACAAAAATGACGTACTCAGGGCCAAGGTTCAGTTAACAGAAAGTGAGCTTGCGCTCCGGCGTGCGAAGGATGCTTTACTTATTGCAGAAGATAACCTGAAGCAAATAATTGGCATAAGCGATTCGGCATACGTTATTATAGCAGATACTTCCATCAGTACGGGAGAAGCGCTTTTCGTGAATGCAGGCGGTATAACTACACAAGCAGACAACGCAGAAATAGGCATCCTTAAAAAGTCACTTGAATCGGCAGAAATTCAGCGTCAGCTACTGAAAGCGGAGTCATTGCCTTCCGTGAGGCTGGGAGCGAATGGTATCATGTCTATGGGGAAACAGGGCGTTAACCCATCGAACAATAGTAATTTCCTGGCAAGCTATTATGGTATGCTCAATGTGAATGTACCCATTTTCGACTGGGGGGTCAGAAAACGCAGGGTGCGGGAACAAGATCATAGAATCAATGCACAGTCATTACAACTGAAAGATCGCACCGAGCAAATCAATATAGAATTGAAGCAGGCATATCTACAGCTAGACCAGTGTCACCAGAGAATCAGCTTAACCAGCTTATCGTTACAACAGGCGGGAGAGAATTTGAAACTCAGTAATGACCGGCTTAAAGCAGGTACCATTACCGGCAGAGATGTACTGGAAGCACAAACAATATGGCTGCAGGCCTATAACAACGTCATTGACGCCAAGATTGAATTGAAGATAGCGGAAGCGAATGTAAATAGAATACTGAATAAATGA
- a CDS encoding efflux RND transporter permease subunit, with protein sequence MQKRRLNIIEASMKYHQITLVITAVLVIVGIIALLTMPRSEDPRITVRQGLVYAQYPGADELQVEKQVTNKIEQYLFSFEEVRKEKTHSETKNGQAVITVELNEDVKDPKKFWSTLQHGLNTSLRQSLPQGVLGPVVNSDFGDVVAQMITVSAAGRSYAELEQYVDKLEDGIKTLPAVSKINRYGGQRQQIYVTVDDEKLRGLGIDFSTIASVLQVQNVTNATGNITLAANNVPIFADSRFKDENSIAAQIVYSTPEGRVIRLKDIARIERRYEELSSYIKVGDRNVMMLTVQMQPGRNIVDLGKQLEAKIGQVKQMLPSDVSVNVIVDQPEVVRERVSHFMFEFAMAIASVIIVVMLLLPLRIASISAIAAPVSIAVTFAVLNIIGIEIHQVTLAAMIIVLGMVVDDAIVIVDNYIEKLDEGIPNWTAAWQSATQLMIPVFTATAAIIFAFLPLAFVLNGLTKEFIQALPVAVSVALFASFLVAILLTPYLCYLFLKKGLKHKISDRPVRKNMLDRMQDWYNRAVEFCFRWPKSTLTAGVLAVFAGFFLGTRVDQELFPTAERSQFNIELWMENGTDIKETDKAVKKVEAAIKDDKRIVRVASFVGTSSPRFHSNYAPETPRENYAQIFINTISNEATEDMVHEYLVKFHDFLPNGYVRIRQLSLKQTPAPVEVRISGDNLNDQKRVAEAVARILRQARGTNWIRTDYQDDYFGARAVIKEDEAARLGVSNSVITQALGAEVKGYPVSTLWEGDKPIDILLRLDTANRSSFDDLQHIYITSRYNTKVPLKAVADIEPSWHTGVIAHRNGLRTLTVLSEAQLGIKASVIMQQIKPEIARLKLPSGISISYGGEEESAGESGPNMAKSLMISIVLIFLTLLFQFKNIGKVLIVLATFPLSILGAMLGLIVTGNPFGFTAFMGVISLMGIVVRNGIILVDYADELVREHGYTTKAAALASAKRRMRPIFLTSSAAAIGVVPMILGKSPLWAPLGSVLAVGLLASMVMTLFIVPVLYYRFIKPAPSVQDLPQPDYHDPIQYKPSHL encoded by the coding sequence ATGCAAAAGCGAAGGTTAAATATTATTGAGGCGTCGATGAAATATCACCAGATAACACTGGTGATAACCGCTGTACTGGTGATAGTAGGAATCATTGCCTTACTTACTATGCCCCGTAGTGAAGATCCCAGGATTACAGTCAGGCAGGGGCTTGTATACGCTCAATATCCAGGGGCAGACGAGCTGCAGGTTGAAAAGCAGGTCACCAATAAAATAGAGCAATACCTGTTCAGCTTCGAGGAAGTGCGTAAGGAGAAAACACATTCAGAAACCAAGAACGGCCAGGCAGTTATCACTGTAGAACTTAATGAAGATGTAAAAGATCCTAAAAAGTTCTGGAGCACATTGCAGCATGGGCTTAATACCAGTTTGCGGCAGTCGTTACCGCAGGGAGTTTTAGGCCCCGTGGTGAATAGTGATTTCGGCGATGTTGTGGCGCAAATGATTACGGTTAGCGCTGCCGGCCGCAGTTACGCAGAACTGGAGCAATATGTAGACAAGCTGGAGGATGGTATTAAAACGCTTCCCGCGGTATCGAAGATCAATCGTTATGGCGGCCAGCGGCAGCAGATTTATGTAACAGTCGACGATGAAAAGTTACGAGGCCTTGGTATTGATTTTTCAACTATCGCTTCTGTACTGCAAGTACAAAATGTAACCAATGCAACGGGTAACATTACATTGGCGGCCAATAATGTCCCCATCTTTGCAGATAGCCGGTTCAAGGATGAGAATTCCATTGCAGCGCAAATTGTTTACAGCACGCCTGAAGGCAGGGTTATACGCCTGAAAGATATAGCGCGTATTGAGCGGCGTTATGAAGAGTTGAGCAGTTATATCAAAGTTGGCGACCGGAATGTAATGATGCTTACGGTACAAATGCAGCCCGGACGGAACATCGTGGACCTGGGCAAGCAGTTGGAAGCAAAGATTGGACAGGTAAAGCAAATGCTGCCTTCCGATGTATCGGTGAATGTGATCGTAGACCAGCCCGAGGTGGTGCGTGAGCGTGTCAGTCATTTCATGTTTGAGTTTGCGATGGCCATTGCATCGGTTATTATAGTAGTGATGCTGCTTTTACCTTTGAGAATAGCTTCTATTTCTGCAATAGCCGCCCCGGTATCGATAGCAGTGACTTTCGCCGTGCTGAATATCATAGGTATTGAAATTCACCAGGTAACACTGGCAGCTATGATCATTGTATTGGGCATGGTGGTTGACGATGCCATTGTAATTGTAGACAACTACATTGAGAAACTCGATGAAGGTATCCCCAACTGGACGGCAGCCTGGCAAAGTGCCACGCAGCTTATGATCCCGGTATTTACCGCTACCGCAGCGATTATTTTTGCATTTCTGCCTTTAGCCTTTGTACTTAACGGGCTCACCAAAGAATTTATCCAGGCACTACCCGTTGCCGTATCAGTAGCTTTATTTGCTTCATTCCTGGTAGCGATACTGTTAACTCCTTATTTGTGCTACCTGTTTCTTAAGAAGGGGCTTAAGCATAAAATCAGCGACAGGCCTGTGCGCAAAAACATGCTTGACCGGATGCAGGACTGGTATAACCGTGCAGTAGAATTTTGTTTTCGCTGGCCTAAGAGTACGTTAACAGCCGGGGTACTGGCAGTGTTTGCCGGCTTTTTCCTGGGCACCAGGGTAGATCAGGAATTATTTCCTACGGCTGAACGAAGCCAGTTCAATATCGAGTTATGGATGGAGAACGGAACTGATATCAAAGAAACGGATAAGGCGGTTAAGAAAGTAGAAGCAGCCATTAAAGATGATAAGCGGATAGTAAGAGTAGCCAGCTTTGTTGGCACCAGCTCTCCCCGTTTTCATAGCAACTACGCACCGGAAACTCCGCGCGAGAACTACGCCCAGATTTTTATTAATACTATCAGTAATGAAGCCACTGAAGATATGGTACACGAGTACCTTGTAAAATTTCATGATTTTTTGCCCAACGGTTATGTGCGCATCCGGCAACTGTCGCTGAAGCAAACACCAGCTCCTGTGGAGGTAAGGATCTCCGGCGACAATTTAAACGATCAAAAACGTGTTGCCGAAGCGGTAGCCCGGATTTTACGCCAGGCCAGGGGAACCAACTGGATAAGGACCGATTACCAGGACGATTATTTTGGAGCCAGGGCCGTTATCAAAGAGGATGAAGCGGCGCGACTGGGAGTGAGCAATAGTGTTATTACACAAGCGCTTGGAGCGGAAGTAAAGGGCTACCCGGTTTCTACACTTTGGGAAGGAGATAAGCCAATAGATATATTGTTACGCCTGGATACTGCCAACCGCAGCAGCTTTGATGATTTACAACATATTTATATTACCAGCAGGTACAATACCAAAGTTCCTTTAAAAGCAGTAGCGGACATAGAGCCTAGCTGGCATACCGGCGTGATTGCTCACCGCAACGGGTTACGTACATTAACGGTGCTTTCGGAAGCGCAACTGGGTATTAAAGCTTCTGTAATCATGCAGCAGATAAAGCCCGAAATAGCGCGCTTAAAGCTCCCCTCCGGCATATCAATCAGTTATGGAGGTGAGGAAGAATCTGCCGGAGAAAGCGGCCCCAATATGGCAAAATCGCTTATGATAAGTATAGTACTGATATTTCTGACCTTGTTGTTTCAATTTAAGAATATTGGTAAAGTATTGATTGTACTGGCCACTTTCCCGCTTAGCATATTAGGTGCTATGCTTGGATTGATCGTTACAGGAAATCCTTTTGGTTTTACAGCCTTTATGGGAGTTATCAGTCTTATGGGAATTGTGGTTCGCAATGGGATTATTCTTGTGGATTATGCAGATGAGCTGGTACGGGAACATGGTTATACAACAAAAGCAGCAGCGCTGGCATCTGCGAAGCGAAGGATGCGGCCGATCTTTCTTACATCTTCGGCAGCAGCAATAGGGGTAGTTCCTATGATTCTCGGGAAGTCGCCTTTATGGGCTCCTCTCGGCAGTGTACTGGCGGTAGGACTTCTGGCATCAATGGTCATGACCCTATTTATTGTGCCTGTGCTTTACTATCGCTTTATTAAGCCGGCTCCTTCCGTGCAGGATTTGCCTCAACCGGATTATCATGATCCTATTCAATACAAGCCTTCTCACTTATAA
- a CDS encoding efflux RND transporter periplasmic adaptor subunit → MKNKYYSIFPVAVSAFVIAGCGHGNKEIKLNEEVVKVQATAVMLKDKAETLSYSGSIAADNQVTLSFLVPGQVSGVYVQEGQHINSGQLLAALEPTEYRNNMLLTEAGLEQSKDNFARLNLLHQSGSLPERDFIAAKVALAQAEINRNLALKRLNDTKIFAPFSGIISSKQIEKGAAAGPGVNAFSIVKTDQVYAQASITEEDIARIGIGDEVTVTIPALKDSLRGKISIINPEADNASRTFIVKVRLGNSTGKILPGMLSTINVSTRHTISQLSVPAQAIIRDADDIPYVYIVDKNNRAIRKRVRTGKLLSNEVMLLGGIQDKDLVVTEGQNKLHDGQQVTLINRL, encoded by the coding sequence ATGAAAAATAAATATTACTCCATCTTCCCCGTTGCCGTATCGGCTTTTGTAATCGCAGGGTGTGGACATGGAAACAAAGAGATCAAATTAAATGAAGAAGTGGTGAAGGTGCAAGCCACTGCCGTTATGTTAAAAGACAAGGCCGAAACACTTTCGTACAGCGGCAGCATTGCAGCAGATAACCAGGTAACACTCAGCTTCCTGGTTCCGGGGCAGGTATCCGGGGTTTATGTGCAAGAAGGGCAGCATATAAATTCCGGACAATTACTGGCAGCTCTTGAACCAACAGAATACAGGAACAACATGCTGCTCACCGAGGCAGGCCTTGAACAATCGAAAGATAATTTTGCGCGATTGAATCTCCTGCATCAAAGCGGGAGTTTACCTGAGCGTGATTTTATTGCAGCGAAGGTAGCGCTGGCGCAGGCTGAAATCAACAGAAATCTCGCGTTAAAGCGGTTGAATGATACTAAAATATTTGCGCCATTCAGTGGCATTATCTCTTCCAAACAAATCGAAAAAGGAGCAGCGGCAGGCCCAGGCGTAAATGCATTCAGCATCGTTAAAACAGACCAGGTATATGCCCAGGCATCCATTACCGAAGAAGATATTGCCAGAATTGGCATTGGAGATGAAGTTACCGTCACTATTCCTGCCTTAAAAGATTCGCTGCGGGGGAAAATTTCCATCATCAATCCTGAGGCAGATAATGCAAGCCGGACTTTTATTGTAAAAGTGCGGCTAGGCAACAGCACCGGAAAAATACTTCCCGGCATGCTTAGTACCATTAATGTATCGACCCGTCATACCATCTCGCAGCTTTCTGTTCCGGCGCAAGCTATTATAAGAGATGCGGATGATATTCCCTATGTGTATATAGTTGATAAAAACAACCGGGCTATCCGCAAAAGGGTAAGAACGGGAAAGTTGTTATCGAATGAGGTAATGCTACTAGGTGGAATACAGGATAAAGACCTGGTTGTAACAGAGGGGCAGAACAAATTACATGACGGGCAGCAGGTAACACTGATAAACCGTTTATAA
- a CDS encoding SDR family NAD(P)-dependent oxidoreductase codes for MKKVVFITGASKGFGRHWAEALLQQGYAVVATARKLSDLNDLTEKYAENVLPLQLDVTNRSQCHEAVAAAVEHFHRIDILISNAGYGHFGFIEELTEEEARKQFETNVFGSLWIIQAVVPIMREQQSGHILQVSSIGGITAFPSLGIYNASKWAIEGLCEALGHEVGIFGVKVTLIEPAGYATDWQTVSSSHSNPIAAYQPVRDHLMKMAEGYKPGNPSATSSAILKVIEAANPPSRLLLGAFAWPLIAPVIEQRMDTWKEWLETSQQAQ; via the coding sequence ATGAAAAAGGTAGTTTTTATCACAGGGGCATCTAAAGGATTTGGCAGACATTGGGCTGAAGCTTTATTGCAGCAAGGCTATGCTGTAGTTGCAACAGCGAGGAAGCTGTCTGACCTTAATGATCTGACAGAGAAATATGCAGAGAATGTGTTGCCTTTACAGCTTGATGTAACCAACCGAAGCCAATGTCATGAAGCGGTGGCAGCAGCAGTTGAACACTTTCATCGTATTGACATATTAATTTCCAATGCCGGTTATGGTCATTTCGGATTTATAGAAGAGCTCACGGAAGAGGAAGCCAGAAAGCAATTCGAAACAAACGTATTTGGTTCACTCTGGATTATTCAGGCAGTAGTGCCTATTATGAGGGAGCAGCAGTCGGGCCATATACTGCAGGTTTCGAGCATAGGCGGAATCACTGCATTTCCGAGCCTGGGGATCTACAATGCTTCAAAATGGGCAATTGAAGGGCTTTGCGAAGCATTGGGTCACGAAGTGGGAATATTTGGCGTAAAAGTAACCCTTATTGAACCGGCAGGTTATGCTACCGACTGGCAAACCGTATCTTCTTCACACAGCAATCCTATTGCAGCGTATCAGCCGGTAAGAGATCACCTGATGAAGATGGCCGAAGGTTATAAGCCAGGCAATCCTTCGGCCACCAGCTCAGCCATTTTAAAAGTAATAGAAGCAGCAAACCCACCATCACGTTTGCTACTGGGGGCTTTTGCCTGGCCCCTGATAGCACCTGTTATTGAACAAAGAATGGACACGTGGAAAGAATGGCTGGAAACCTCTCAGCAGGCACAATAA
- a CDS encoding helix-turn-helix domain-containing protein: protein MKPIMQLHSISEINNFVQGVTKHPLAAVIDFSKIDEHIHEDIRVSCNFYAIMFKNYCANKIRYGRKLYDFQEGSLICIAPRQVMTMDSDIEKKDDMVGWGLFFHPDLVRGTTLGSKMKDYTFFSYETSEALHLSEKEKQTLLDCVLKIQSELEENIDTYSQNLIVSNIEVLLNYCSRYYGRQFITRKNSNRDVISQVEKVIQQYFDSDILKEKGLPTVSYLAEKVNLSPNYLSDLLKKETGRNGQDHIHYYVIEEAKNILRNTDKSISEIAYLLGFEYPQYFSRLFKQKTGCTPQQFRNLN, encoded by the coding sequence ATGAAACCTATTATGCAATTGCATAGCATATCTGAGATCAATAATTTTGTACAAGGTGTAACGAAACACCCTCTCGCAGCAGTTATTGATTTCAGTAAAATAGATGAACACATCCATGAGGATATAAGGGTTAGCTGCAATTTTTACGCTATCATGTTCAAGAATTATTGCGCCAACAAAATCCGCTATGGAAGAAAGTTATATGATTTCCAGGAAGGAAGTTTGATTTGTATTGCCCCCAGGCAGGTGATGACTATGGACAGCGATATAGAAAAGAAAGATGATATGGTTGGGTGGGGGCTTTTTTTTCATCCAGACCTGGTAAGGGGTACCACGCTGGGTTCCAAGATGAAAGATTATACATTTTTTTCTTATGAAACTTCGGAAGCACTGCATTTATCGGAAAAGGAAAAACAAACACTACTTGACTGTGTACTGAAAATACAGAGCGAACTGGAGGAGAATATTGATACCTATAGCCAGAACCTGATTGTCTCGAACATAGAGGTACTATTAAACTATTGTTCCCGGTATTATGGCAGGCAGTTTATAACAAGAAAAAATAGCAACCGGGATGTAATTTCACAAGTAGAGAAGGTAATACAGCAGTATTTCGATTCAGATATTTTAAAAGAAAAAGGACTACCAACGGTATCTTACCTGGCAGAGAAAGTTAATTTGTCACCCAACTACCTGAGCGATTTACTAAAGAAGGAAACGGGAAGAAATGGCCAGGATCATATTCATTATTATGTGATTGAAGAGGCAAAGAACATTTTAAGGAATACAGACAAAAGCATCAGTGAAATCGCTTATTTACTGGGATTTGAATATCCCCAATATTTCAGCAGGTTATTTAAACAAAAAACAGGCTGTACCCCCCAGCAGTTCCGGAACTTAAATTAA